The Microbacterium luteum genome includes a region encoding these proteins:
- the ettA gene encoding energy-dependent translational throttle protein EttA produces the protein MAEYIYQMVRARKAVGEKLILDDVTMSFIPGAKIGMVGPNGAGKSTILKIMAGLDQPSNGEAKLSPGFTVGILMQEPELDETKTVLENIQEGVAIKAKLDRFNEISALMSDPDADFDALLAEMGQLQEEIDAADAWDLDSQLEQAMSALRTPPGDAEISHLSGGEKRRVALTKLLLQKPDLLLLDEPTNHLDAESVLWLEQHLQKYAGAVIAITHDRYFLDNVAEWIAEVDRGRLYPYEGNYSTYLEKKRERLEIQGKKDAKLAKRLSEELDWVRSNTKGRQAKSKARLARYEEMAAEAERTRKLDFEEIQIPPGPRLGNIVIEAKKLQKGFDGRSLIDGLTFSLPPNGIVGVIGPNGVGKTTLFKTIVGLESLDGGDLKVGETVKISYVDQTRSNIDPNKSLWEVVSDGLDIITVGKTEIPSRAYVSKFGFKGPDQQKKAGVLSGGERNRLNLALTLKEGGNLLLLDEPTNDLDVETLGSLENALLEFPGCAVVITHDRWFLDRIATHILAYEGTDEDPDRWYWFEGNFEAYEQNKLERLGPDALNRASSTYRKLTRD, from the coding sequence ATGGCTGAGTACATCTATCAGATGGTCCGCGCGCGCAAGGCCGTGGGCGAGAAGTTGATCCTTGACGACGTCACGATGTCGTTCATCCCCGGTGCGAAGATCGGCATGGTGGGCCCCAACGGCGCCGGCAAGTCGACGATCCTGAAGATCATGGCCGGCCTCGACCAGCCGTCGAACGGCGAGGCGAAGCTCAGCCCGGGCTTCACCGTCGGCATCCTCATGCAGGAGCCGGAGCTCGACGAGACCAAGACCGTGCTGGAGAACATCCAGGAGGGCGTCGCCATCAAGGCCAAGCTCGACCGCTTCAACGAGATCTCGGCGCTGATGAGCGACCCCGACGCCGACTTCGACGCACTGCTGGCGGAGATGGGCCAGTTGCAGGAGGAGATCGACGCGGCCGACGCGTGGGATCTCGACTCGCAGCTGGAACAGGCCATGAGCGCCCTCCGCACACCGCCCGGCGACGCCGAGATCTCGCACCTCTCCGGAGGCGAGAAGCGTCGTGTCGCCCTGACCAAGCTCCTGCTTCAGAAGCCCGATCTGCTCCTGCTGGACGAGCCCACCAACCACCTCGACGCGGAGAGTGTGCTGTGGCTCGAGCAGCACCTGCAGAAGTACGCCGGTGCGGTGATCGCGATCACCCACGACCGGTACTTCCTCGACAACGTCGCAGAGTGGATCGCGGAGGTCGACCGCGGGCGTCTCTATCCGTACGAGGGCAATTACTCGACCTACCTCGAGAAGAAGCGCGAACGCCTCGAGATCCAGGGCAAGAAGGACGCGAAGCTCGCCAAACGCCTTTCCGAGGAACTCGACTGGGTCCGCTCGAACACCAAGGGCCGTCAGGCCAAGTCGAAGGCGCGTCTGGCTCGCTACGAGGAGATGGCGGCCGAGGCTGAGCGCACCCGCAAGCTCGACTTCGAGGAGATCCAGATTCCGCCGGGACCTCGCCTCGGCAACATCGTGATCGAGGCGAAGAAGCTGCAGAAGGGCTTCGACGGTCGTTCGCTCATCGACGGTCTCACCTTCAGCCTGCCGCCGAACGGCATCGTCGGCGTCATCGGTCCCAACGGTGTCGGCAAGACCACGCTGTTCAAGACGATCGTCGGCCTGGAATCGCTCGACGGCGGGGATCTGAAGGTCGGTGAGACCGTCAAGATCAGTTACGTCGATCAGACCCGCTCGAACATCGACCCGAACAAGTCGCTGTGGGAGGTCGTCTCGGACGGCCTGGACATCATCACCGTGGGCAAGACCGAGATCCCCTCTCGTGCCTACGTGTCGAAGTTCGGATTCAAGGGGCCGGACCAGCAGAAGAAGGCGGGCGTCCTCTCCGGAGGTGAGCGCAACCGACTGAACCTCGCGCTCACGCTCAAGGAGGGTGGGAACCTGCTGCTGCTCGACGAGCCCACCAACGACCTCGACGTGGAGACCCTCGGCTCGCTCGAGAACGCGCTCCTGGAGTTCCCGGGATGCGCCGTGGTCATCACGCACGATCGGTGGTTCCTCGACCGCATCGCCACCCACATCCTCGCCTACGAGGGCACCGATGAGGATCCCGACCGGTGGTACTGGTTCGAGGGCAACTTCGAGGCCTACGAGCAGAACAAGCTCGAGCGTCTCGGGCCCGACGCCCTCAACCGGGCGAGCTCGACGTATCGCAAGCTCACGCGTGACTGA
- a CDS encoding acyl-CoA thioesterase produces MTETGGGRLHIPIHLRWGDLDAFNHVNNATMLKLLEEARVRAFWLPHAGETAPSTAVLDSGLHSGVLTLIARQEIEYLAPVPYRREPLDVQIWFGRLGGSSIEVCYEVCGPITDPEPQVFARATTVVVKVDAASGRPMRLSTDERSAWEPFLGDPISFGHRR; encoded by the coding sequence GTGACTGAGACCGGCGGCGGTCGGCTCCACATCCCCATCCATCTACGGTGGGGCGACCTCGACGCGTTCAATCACGTCAACAACGCGACGATGCTGAAGCTCCTCGAAGAGGCGCGCGTGCGTGCCTTCTGGCTGCCGCATGCCGGCGAGACCGCGCCGTCGACGGCCGTGCTCGATTCCGGGCTGCACAGCGGCGTGCTCACGCTCATCGCCCGACAGGAGATCGAGTATCTCGCGCCGGTGCCCTACCGACGCGAGCCGCTGGATGTGCAGATCTGGTTCGGGAGACTCGGCGGGTCGAGCATCGAGGTCTGCTACGAGGTGTGCGGGCCGATCACCGACCCCGAGCCGCAGGTGTTCGCACGGGCCACGACTGTCGTCGTGAAGGTGGACGCCGCATCCGGCCGTCCGATGCGGCTCTCGACGGACGAGAGGTCCGCGTGGGAGCCGTTCCTGGGTGATCCGATCAGCTTCGGCCACCGGCGCTGA
- a CDS encoding acyl-CoA thioesterase, with protein sequence MTDVAPTSPTADHDPVAAMLHVLDLSTTAARTTEDTFTGSSLAMPLGRVFGGQVLAQSIVAAERTIPDDRAVHSMHGYFLRPGDSAQGITFSVDRIHDGRSFSTRRTQAFQDGVPIFSMIASFQVDDPGFEHHAPMPEGLPGPEDLPRIEDHLPDVHPMSKSLFIDRPVDLRHIPSPLYLSVEGEHSPSQAVWLRLRRPIGDDPLVHRAVLAYMSDLSIQESILRAHGIAWATPGLKVASLDHAMWWHRFARVDEWLLYVQESPSARGGRGLGTGRLYTRDGALVASVAQEVMVRVPAS encoded by the coding sequence ATGACCGACGTCGCCCCGACCTCGCCCACCGCCGACCATGACCCGGTCGCGGCCATGCTGCACGTGCTGGACCTGTCGACGACGGCGGCCCGGACGACCGAGGACACCTTCACCGGCTCCTCCCTCGCTATGCCGCTCGGACGCGTGTTCGGCGGGCAGGTGCTGGCGCAGTCGATCGTCGCCGCGGAGCGAACCATCCCCGACGATCGCGCGGTGCACTCGATGCACGGATACTTTCTGCGACCCGGCGACTCCGCCCAGGGCATCACGTTCTCCGTCGATCGCATCCACGACGGCCGTTCCTTCTCCACGCGACGCACGCAGGCCTTCCAGGACGGTGTGCCCATCTTCTCGATGATCGCGTCGTTCCAGGTCGACGACCCGGGCTTCGAGCATCACGCGCCGATGCCGGAGGGTCTGCCTGGTCCGGAGGATCTGCCCCGCATCGAGGATCACCTTCCCGACGTCCACCCCATGTCCAAGAGCCTGTTCATCGATCGGCCGGTCGACCTCCGGCACATCCCCTCGCCGCTGTATCTGAGCGTCGAGGGCGAGCACAGCCCGAGCCAGGCGGTGTGGCTGCGGCTGCGACGTCCCATCGGCGACGACCCCCTGGTGCACCGAGCGGTCCTGGCCTACATGAGCGACCTGTCCATCCAGGAGTCCATCCTGCGCGCGCACGGCATCGCGTGGGCGACGCCGGGTCTGAAGGTCGCCAGCCTCGATCACGCCATGTGGTGGCACCGCTTCGCGCGCGTCGACGAGTGGCTGCTCTATGTGCAGGAATCCCCGAGCGCGCGCGGCGGCCGCGGTCTCGGCACCGGCCGGCTCTACACGCGGGACGGCGCCCTCGTGGCAAGCGTCGCCCAGGAGGTCATGGTGCGCGTCCCGGCATCGTGA
- a CDS encoding FAD-binding dehydrogenase, translated as MTGNMQRTDVLVIGWGLAGLVAASEALAAGRHVTLIDQEPRSNLGGQAWWSFGGLFFVDSPEQRRMGIRDSPDLARQDWFGTAGFDRAEDAWPRKWAEAYLEFAHREKRSWLRSKGVRFFPVVGWAERGGYGATGPGNSVPRFHIVWGTGPALVAAFQAELEQAEGEGRAVILPRRRVRELTVVEGSVTGAAGDVLAPSGAVRGTATSREIVGEFQMDAAATIVASGGIGGNHDLVRRRWPERLGPPPGTMVTGVPAYVDGAMLGVSETAGARLINGDRMWHYVEGVQNWSPIWPGHGIRILPGPSSLWLDATGRRLPVPLYPGFDTLGTLAHLRSTGHDHSWFVLSQKIIEKEFTLSGSEQNPDLTGKDISLLLRSRLGRGASGPVQAFLDRGDDFVVSPDLDGLIVKMRELPGGDALDSALVRAEVEGRDREVGNTFTKDAQIAMLRSARAYRGDRLVRTASPHRLLDPAAGPLIAVKLHILTRKSLGGIETDLSSRALGATGDPIPGLYAAGEASGFGGGGVHGYRALEGTFLGGCLFSGRSAGRAAAAAV; from the coding sequence ATGACCGGAAACATGCAGCGCACCGACGTCCTGGTGATCGGATGGGGCCTTGCCGGCCTCGTCGCAGCCTCCGAGGCTCTCGCCGCCGGACGACATGTCACACTGATCGACCAGGAGCCCCGCTCCAATCTCGGCGGACAGGCGTGGTGGTCGTTCGGTGGGCTCTTCTTCGTGGACTCGCCGGAGCAGCGACGCATGGGAATCCGCGATTCCCCGGATCTGGCCCGACAGGACTGGTTCGGAACGGCGGGCTTCGACCGCGCCGAGGACGCGTGGCCACGGAAGTGGGCGGAGGCGTATCTGGAATTCGCCCACCGTGAGAAGCGCTCGTGGCTCCGGTCCAAGGGAGTGCGGTTCTTCCCCGTCGTCGGCTGGGCCGAGCGGGGCGGCTACGGAGCGACCGGCCCCGGCAACTCCGTCCCGCGCTTCCACATCGTCTGGGGAACGGGACCGGCTCTCGTCGCAGCCTTCCAGGCCGAGCTCGAGCAGGCAGAGGGCGAGGGCCGTGCCGTCATCCTCCCCCGCAGGCGAGTGCGCGAGCTCACCGTGGTCGAAGGCTCTGTCACGGGTGCCGCGGGCGACGTGCTGGCGCCCTCCGGTGCGGTGCGGGGCACCGCGACGTCCCGCGAGATCGTGGGAGAGTTCCAAATGGACGCGGCGGCGACCATCGTGGCATCCGGGGGTATCGGCGGAAACCACGACCTGGTGCGTCGCCGGTGGCCGGAGCGTCTCGGTCCCCCACCGGGGACGATGGTGACGGGTGTCCCGGCCTACGTCGACGGAGCCATGCTCGGCGTCTCCGAGACCGCCGGCGCACGCCTCATCAACGGCGACCGCATGTGGCACTACGTCGAGGGGGTGCAGAACTGGTCGCCGATCTGGCCGGGACACGGCATCCGCATCCTGCCCGGGCCCTCTTCGCTCTGGCTCGACGCGACCGGCCGCCGTCTGCCGGTGCCGCTCTACCCCGGCTTCGACACCCTCGGCACCCTTGCCCACCTGCGATCGACCGGTCACGACCACTCCTGGTTCGTGCTGTCGCAGAAGATCATCGAGAAGGAGTTCACCCTCTCCGGCAGTGAACAGAATCCCGACCTCACCGGAAAGGACATCAGCCTGCTGCTGCGCTCGCGCCTGGGCAGGGGCGCGAGCGGGCCCGTGCAGGCTTTCCTCGACCGTGGCGACGATTTCGTGGTCAGCCCCGACCTCGACGGCCTGATCGTGAAGATGCGTGAGCTTCCCGGCGGAGACGCGCTGGATTCCGCGCTCGTTCGTGCAGAGGTCGAGGGTCGTGATCGCGAGGTCGGAAACACCTTCACGAAGGATGCCCAGATCGCGATGCTGCGCTCCGCGCGCGCCTACCGCGGCGACCGGCTCGTGCGCACCGCATCACCGCATCGACTGCTGGACCCCGCAGCCGGTCCGCTCATCGCGGTCAAGCTGCACATCCTCACGCGCAAGTCCCTCGGTGGCATCGAGACCGACCTGTCCTCGCGCGCGCTCGGTGCCACCGGGGATCCGATTCCCGGCCTCTACGCGGCCGGTGAGGCGAGCGGTTTCGGCGGGGGCGGCGTTCACGGCTATCGCGCGCTGGAGGGGACGTTCCTCGGCGGGTGCCTCTTCTCCGGTCGCTCCGCAGGACGAGCGGCGGCCGCCGCGGTCTGA
- a CDS encoding globin produces the protein MTDPAPASFYDEIGGHETFVKLVDVFYDGVAGDDVLQPMYPEADLGPAKERLLMFLEQYWGGPTTYGERRGHPRLRMRHRPFHVNPDARDRWLAHMRTAVDSLHLAPLHEATLWDYLERAAHAMVNTFEPTGIGAAADGRDHGNLSVTAQEDAPS, from the coding sequence ATGACCGACCCCGCACCCGCCAGCTTCTACGACGAGATCGGCGGCCACGAGACCTTCGTGAAGCTGGTCGATGTCTTCTACGACGGTGTCGCGGGCGACGACGTGCTGCAGCCCATGTACCCCGAGGCGGATCTCGGTCCGGCGAAGGAGCGCCTCCTGATGTTCCTGGAGCAGTACTGGGGCGGCCCGACCACCTACGGGGAACGGCGCGGGCATCCGCGCCTGCGGATGCGGCACCGGCCGTTCCACGTCAATCCCGACGCGCGGGATCGGTGGCTGGCGCACATGCGCACCGCGGTGGATTCCCTGCATCTCGCGCCGCTGCACGAGGCCACGCTGTGGGACTACCTCGAGCGGGCGGCGCACGCGATGGTCAACACGTTCGAGCCGACCGGCATCGGCGCCGCCGCTGACGGTCGCGATCATGGCAACCTGTCGGTGACCGCCCAGGAGGACGCACCCTCCTGA
- a CDS encoding mechanosensitive ion channel family protein: MSAIDFAQDTTEQVLETDLWTAVQAWLLEAGTRLLAVAAIVAVAVVVAWILRIIIRRVVDRIVHGAKSRANVLDTQALERSPLASLRLVQRTRTLGSILQNIVGVAVVIVSGLLIVNVLAPNALGSLTLLTAAIGAGLGFGAQNIVKDVLNGIFIVAEDQIGIGDVVDLGLATGIVEYVSVRITHVRDVHGTLWYVRNGEITRIGNMSQGWSRVVLDIGVARAADVDRAEAVMLTAATDLAEDPKWRTRVIEPPEVWGLESIGGDAIVVRVVIKTRAGARDDVGQELRTRVRRALDADGIDVPHLSTVTLTGPDAAQRVRGANPPKTKPNPLAPATDELPASPRWRFKRGADAPPTQTAADDEEEN, translated from the coding sequence ATGAGCGCCATCGACTTCGCGCAGGACACGACCGAGCAGGTTCTGGAGACGGACCTGTGGACGGCTGTGCAGGCGTGGCTCTTGGAAGCCGGCACCCGCCTGCTGGCGGTGGCGGCGATCGTCGCGGTGGCCGTGGTCGTCGCGTGGATCCTGCGGATCATCATCCGAAGGGTGGTGGACCGCATCGTCCACGGCGCGAAGTCTCGCGCCAACGTGCTCGACACCCAGGCGCTGGAGAGGTCGCCGCTGGCCTCACTCCGACTCGTGCAGCGCACGCGCACCCTCGGCTCGATCCTGCAGAACATCGTCGGTGTGGCGGTGGTGATCGTCTCCGGACTGCTGATCGTGAACGTGCTCGCCCCGAACGCGCTGGGGTCCCTCACCCTCCTCACCGCCGCGATCGGAGCGGGACTGGGGTTCGGGGCGCAGAACATCGTCAAGGACGTGCTGAACGGCATCTTCATCGTCGCCGAGGATCAGATCGGCATCGGCGACGTGGTCGATCTCGGGCTCGCGACCGGCATTGTCGAGTACGTCAGCGTGCGCATCACCCACGTGCGCGATGTCCACGGCACCCTCTGGTATGTGCGCAACGGTGAGATCACGCGGATCGGCAACATGTCGCAGGGGTGGTCGCGCGTGGTCCTCGACATCGGCGTCGCGCGCGCCGCCGATGTCGACCGTGCCGAAGCAGTCATGCTCACGGCAGCGACCGACCTTGCAGAGGATCCGAAGTGGCGCACGCGCGTCATCGAGCCTCCCGAGGTGTGGGGTCTGGAATCGATCGGCGGCGATGCCATCGTCGTGCGCGTGGTCATCAAGACGCGCGCCGGCGCACGGGATGATGTCGGACAGGAGCTGCGCACACGCGTGCGGCGCGCGCTCGACGCCGACGGCATCGACGTTCCGCACCTGAGCACGGTGACCCTGACCGGCCCGGACGCGGCACAGCGCGTGCGCGGCGCGAACCCGCCCAAGACGAAGCCGAACCCGCTCGCACCCGCCACCGACGAGCTCCCCGCATCTCCGCGGTGGCGTTTCAAGCGAGGCGCCGACGCGCCTCCGACCCAGACGGCGGCGGACGACGAGGAGGAGAACTGA
- the pepN gene encoding aminopeptidase N, with amino-acid sequence MPGENLTRLEAQERRAVVDTQSYAITLDLNRGAEVFGSRTVVRFTATEGASTFIDLIARDVREITLNGRSIDPAVAFADSRIALDGLAATNELVVDADGVYTNTGEGLHRFVDPVDGEVYLYSQFEVPDSRRVFAVFEQPDLKAEFQFTVTAPAAWKVISNSPTPEPEPGDDGTATWTFEPTPRISSYITALVAGPYEATYSELTSASGRVIPLGVFARKSLWQHLDADYVFEKTRQGFAYYEEKFSYPYPFAKYDQMFVPEFNAGAMENAGAVTFTETYVFRSKVTDAVRERRVVTILHELAHMWFGDLVTMKWWNDLWLNESFAEWASTIATAEATEWTAAWTTFNAMEKTWAYRQDQLPSTHPVVAEINDLEDVQVNFDGITYAKGGSVLKQLAAWVGVEAFFAGVSAYFTKHEFGNTELTDLLVELEATSGRELTAWSKKWLETAGVNTLSPAITEGSDGTISRFAVVQTAPADYPTIRPHRLGIGFYNLDGSSLVRTHHVELDVDGDLTEVPDLVGQKRPDLVLLNDDDLAYAKIRLDERSLQTAIDHLSKISDPLARSLVWGAAWDQTRDAEASASDYVDLVLRNIGSETESTTVRTTLAQLQLAANAYVAPEKREITRIKVADALWDLALEAPSGSDSQLQFATAFAAAAATPSQWENVRALRDGETALEGLEIDTDLSWQLLVSLAAGAVIDVPDIERALAQDNTAKGGEFAAQARAALPTPEAKKAAWASLVERDDLPNTIVRFAAMGFVHPSGAALLPDFVEPYFAMLDTVWTSRTYKIAEYLITGLYPSVLASVELRDATRAWLDTHSDAPAALRRMVYENLAGVERALAVQERDAS; translated from the coding sequence GTGCCAGGAGAGAACCTCACCCGCCTCGAAGCGCAGGAGCGCCGCGCGGTCGTCGACACCCAGTCGTACGCGATCACCCTCGACCTTAACCGGGGCGCCGAGGTCTTCGGCTCCCGCACGGTCGTGCGCTTCACGGCCACCGAAGGCGCATCGACCTTCATCGACCTGATCGCGCGCGATGTGCGCGAGATCACCCTGAACGGCCGGTCGATCGACCCCGCCGTGGCGTTCGCCGATTCGCGGATCGCGCTGGACGGGCTCGCGGCCACGAACGAGCTGGTCGTCGACGCCGACGGCGTCTACACGAACACCGGTGAGGGCCTGCACCGCTTCGTCGACCCCGTCGACGGCGAGGTCTACCTCTACTCCCAGTTCGAGGTGCCCGATTCCCGCCGCGTCTTCGCGGTCTTCGAGCAGCCCGACCTGAAGGCCGAGTTCCAGTTCACCGTGACGGCTCCGGCGGCATGGAAGGTCATCTCCAACTCCCCCACCCCCGAACCGGAGCCGGGCGACGACGGCACGGCGACCTGGACCTTCGAGCCCACACCGCGCATCTCGTCGTACATCACCGCGCTCGTGGCCGGTCCGTATGAGGCGACCTACTCGGAGCTGACCAGCGCATCCGGGCGCGTCATCCCGCTGGGGGTGTTCGCCCGCAAGAGCCTGTGGCAGCACCTCGACGCGGACTACGTGTTCGAGAAAACCCGCCAGGGCTTCGCCTACTACGAGGAGAAGTTCTCCTACCCGTACCCGTTCGCCAAGTACGACCAGATGTTCGTTCCCGAGTTCAACGCGGGCGCCATGGAGAACGCCGGCGCAGTGACCTTCACCGAGACGTACGTGTTCCGCAGCAAGGTCACCGACGCCGTCCGCGAACGTCGCGTGGTCACGATCCTGCACGAGCTGGCGCACATGTGGTTCGGCGATCTGGTCACCATGAAGTGGTGGAACGACCTGTGGCTGAACGAGTCGTTCGCCGAGTGGGCCTCGACGATCGCCACCGCCGAGGCCACCGAGTGGACGGCGGCGTGGACGACCTTCAACGCCATGGAGAAGACCTGGGCGTACCGCCAGGATCAGCTGCCATCCACCCACCCCGTCGTCGCCGAGATCAACGACCTCGAGGATGTGCAGGTCAATTTCGATGGGATCACCTACGCCAAGGGCGGATCGGTGCTCAAGCAGCTGGCCGCTTGGGTGGGGGTCGAGGCCTTCTTCGCGGGCGTCTCCGCGTACTTCACCAAGCACGAGTTCGGCAACACCGAGCTCACCGACCTCCTGGTCGAGCTCGAGGCCACCAGCGGCCGCGAACTGACGGCCTGGTCGAAGAAGTGGCTTGAGACCGCCGGCGTCAACACGCTCTCCCCCGCGATCACCGAGGGTTCCGACGGCACGATCTCGCGCTTCGCCGTCGTGCAGACCGCCCCCGCGGACTATCCCACGATCCGTCCGCACCGGCTGGGCATCGGCTTCTACAACCTCGACGGCTCCAGCCTCGTGCGCACGCATCACGTGGAGCTCGACGTGGACGGCGACCTCACGGAGGTGCCGGACCTCGTCGGCCAGAAGCGCCCCGATCTCGTGCTGCTCAATGATGACGACCTCGCCTATGCGAAGATCCGGCTCGATGAGCGTTCGCTGCAGACCGCGATCGACCATCTCTCGAAGATCAGCGATCCGCTCGCCCGCTCCCTCGTGTGGGGTGCAGCGTGGGACCAGACGCGCGACGCGGAAGCCTCGGCGAGCGACTACGTCGATCTCGTGCTGCGCAACATCGGCAGCGAGACCGAGTCGACGACGGTGCGCACCACCCTCGCCCAGCTGCAGCTGGCGGCGAACGCCTACGTCGCACCCGAGAAGCGCGAGATCACGCGCATCAAGGTCGCCGATGCGCTGTGGGATCTCGCTCTGGAGGCTCCCTCGGGAAGCGACAGCCAATTGCAGTTCGCCACGGCGTTCGCCGCCGCCGCGGCGACACCGTCGCAGTGGGAGAACGTGCGTGCGCTGCGCGACGGCGAGACCGCTCTCGAGGGTCTCGAGATCGACACCGACCTGTCGTGGCAGCTGCTGGTTTCTCTCGCTGCGGGTGCGGTCATCGACGTGCCGGACATCGAGCGCGCCCTCGCCCAGGACAACACGGCAAAGGGCGGTGAATTCGCCGCCCAGGCCCGTGCCGCCCTCCCCACGCCGGAAGCGAAGAAGGCCGCATGGGCTTCGCTGGTCGAGCGGGATGACCTGCCGAACACGATCGTGCGCTTCGCGGCCATGGGCTTCGTGCACCCCTCGGGTGCGGCACTGCTGCCGGACTTCGTCGAACCGTACTTCGCGATGCTCGACACCGTCTGGACCAGCCGCACGTACAAGATCGCCGAGTATCTGATCACCGGGCTCTATCCGAGCGTGCTCGCGTCGGTCGAGCTGCGCGACGCGACGCGCGCCTGGCTGGACACCCACTCGGATGCCCCGGCGGCTCTGCGCCGCATGGTCTACGAGAACCTCGCCGGTGTCGAGCGCGCGCTCGCGGTTCAGGAGCGCGACGCCTCGTGA
- a CDS encoding ferrochelatase, protein MSTPSPASDPAGVSGPVPFASPFAASGPEHVEEPVSYDGLLLAGFGGPEGQDDVIPFLRNVTRGRGIPDERLEEVAHHYRHFGGVSPINAQNRALKAALEAELARRGIDLPVYWGNRNWAPYLEDAVQDAAAAGDTTLLALATSAYSSFSSCRQYREDFARVLTETGLGERVTIDKVRQFFDHPGFVRPFVDGVEAAVSTFVTDEGIAPENVHVLFSTHSIPTADAQRSGPRDVDFGDGGAYAAQHLAVAQVVMDAVAAAVPAASGIPWELVYQSRSGPPSQPWLEPDVCDVIAELPARGARAVVIVPLGFVSDHMEVLWDLDTEAMEAAEEAGLRAIRSQTPGVDPAYVSGLVDLVQERLAGTKAGDRPHETPLGPWYDVCRPGCCENVRAGFKPAAAGIAP, encoded by the coding sequence GTGAGTACGCCTTCTCCCGCATCCGACCCCGCCGGCGTGTCCGGTCCTGTGCCGTTCGCCTCACCGTTCGCCGCCTCCGGCCCGGAGCACGTCGAGGAGCCCGTCTCCTACGACGGCCTCCTGCTCGCCGGGTTCGGCGGACCCGAGGGACAGGATGATGTCATCCCGTTCCTGCGCAATGTCACACGCGGACGCGGGATCCCCGATGAGCGGCTCGAAGAGGTCGCCCATCACTACCGTCACTTCGGCGGCGTGAGCCCGATCAACGCCCAGAACCGAGCGCTGAAAGCGGCACTCGAGGCGGAGCTGGCGCGACGCGGCATCGACCTGCCGGTGTACTGGGGGAACCGCAACTGGGCGCCCTACCTCGAAGACGCCGTGCAGGATGCCGCGGCGGCCGGGGACACCACGCTGCTCGCGCTGGCGACCAGCGCCTACAGTTCCTTCTCGAGCTGTCGTCAGTATCGGGAGGACTTCGCGCGCGTGCTGACCGAGACCGGCCTGGGGGAGCGGGTGACGATCGACAAGGTGCGCCAGTTCTTCGATCACCCGGGCTTCGTGCGGCCGTTCGTCGACGGTGTCGAGGCGGCCGTGTCGACGTTCGTCACCGACGAGGGCATCGCACCCGAGAACGTGCACGTGCTCTTCTCCACCCACAGCATCCCGACCGCCGATGCGCAGCGTTCCGGGCCCCGGGACGTCGACTTCGGCGACGGGGGCGCCTACGCCGCGCAGCACCTCGCCGTGGCTCAGGTCGTCATGGACGCCGTCGCCGCCGCTGTGCCCGCCGCGAGCGGGATCCCGTGGGAGCTCGTCTACCAGTCGCGCTCCGGACCGCCGTCGCAGCCCTGGCTCGAGCCGGACGTGTGCGACGTCATCGCGGAGCTCCCCGCCCGCGGGGCGAGAGCCGTGGTCATCGTTCCTCTCGGCTTCGTCAGCGACCACATGGAAGTGCTGTGGGATCTCGACACCGAGGCCATGGAGGCGGCCGAGGAGGCGGGCCTGCGCGCTATCCGGTCCCAGACCCCCGGTGTCGATCCGGCGTACGTCAGCGGCCTGGTCGACCTCGTCCAGGAACGGCTGGCCGGAACGAAGGCGGGCGATCGGCCGCATGAGACGCCGCTCGGTCCGTGGTACGACGTCTGCCGCCCCGGATGCTGCGAGAACGTCCGTGCCGGCTTCAAGCCGGCAGCGGCCGGCATCGCGCCGTGA